From Loxodonta africana isolate mLoxAfr1 chromosome 16, mLoxAfr1.hap2, whole genome shotgun sequence:
GCCCGGCAGTTGTTTCCCGAGCGGTGAGTACAGCTTATGGCGATACTGGTTCCGGGCTGGCTTCGCCTTCGGCGCGATCGCTGCGGGAGGGTCCCGTGCGGGCAGGCCAGGGAGCTTCTCGGCTGAGTCGCCCCGGAGCGGGCTAGAAAAGTCGCCGGCCGGGTCCCACGGGAGCGTCGGTGGGGCTGGCCTCGGAAGGGGCGTCGCAGCGCCTTCCCCAGCCAGTTAGTGGGAGAGGGCTTCTGTCTCACCCCAGCCACAGTGTGAGGGGGTGAGGAGGCTCTCGATCTGGAAAGCAGGCTGGGGTTTACAATTGCTGTAATCCGGAAAACAGCTACAGTTAATGGGAATGTCAGCAGGCTAGCCATCCTGCAGTGGTACCTGGGGCGTTGAGTCCCGAGCCGGGAGATCAGGGGAGTCCTCACGTTTGGGGATTGGAATATGGCATTGCAGCCAGAGAATCTGCAGAATTCCAGGTTGTGCAGCCCGGCAGGAAAAGGTGTACCTTACTAAAGAGCCACCCCCTTGCAGTCTTCAATCTTGTAAGTATCCTCACAGCGGCATGCTCTTGGTGAATTGTAAATCTTTCAGTGCAGGGTCTTGGGTCAGGGGAAGTGTTTGTCTTCACTTATCCAGGCCTTGACTAAACAAACAAGTAAGCACTCTCCGCCATTAAAACATATGCATACATGCAAACTCCTGCTAAATAGTTTATTTGGATAATCAGACAGGTAAATTAAATCTGAAGTCAGGCCTGTTATTTGCTTGTACTTTCTGTACCTTTTTGAGAAAAGGAAGCACATCTCTTTCATAAGAGTAGGTAGAACATTTGTATTAATGTTGGTGATACACGCTTAAAATTGTAATTAAGTAACTAATTCCAAGTCACAGAAATTGATTATTGCGTAACATTATTCAACACGATCTTCAAATTGGTGGGTGGTAGTTTATGATTATGATGCAAGTAAGGTTAAAATCAGATCGGACGTGATTCAGATTTCTGTGATTATTTCAAAttgaatacagaatatgggaaaTAAGACAGCTTCATACGGTGAAAATGGAATTCACAttctgaaatattaaaaataggagacattaaaaaaaaaaacccagaccttctcttagcccaagacaggaaccattccctaagccaactcttcagacagggattggactggacaatgggatagaaaaagatgctggtgaagaatgagcttcttggatcaagtagaaacTTGACAGTATGTTGCCATCTcctatctggaagggagatgagagggcagagggggtcagaagctggcggaatggacacgaaaggagagagtggagggaaggagtgggctgtctcagggggagagcaattagcagtatgtagcaaagtgtatataaatttttgtatgagagactgacttgatttgtaaacttttagttaaagcacaataaaaattacaaaacaaacaaacaaaccacatatgatcaggaaaaaaaggaaacatttatCCATTGAGGTGTTCAGGTTGTATCCTTTGGGTTTTGTTTATGAGCAGCTACCTGGTCTTCCAGAAAATATGACATtatcactcagacctctgggtgtGATTTTGATGTATGTGATTTAGGTAGGATCCTACATAGCTCTCTGTACTTAAAAGGTGAGAAAATTGCTCTTTTTAACCCGATTTCAATTAGGTGTACAATTACAGGTTATAGTCATTCTTCAGATCCACTCTCAAATCTTTTGTCTTAAAGAATACATTGTTACTTACACAAAAAAACCCTGCTCTCTAAAAGTTTATAATTTAAACCCATAGGGTTCTACTTTTATAAAATAAGTGGTCACAATGCATTAGGCAAGCCAGCTGCCTCATCTACAAAAAGGGCATAGAGGTAATTCCTGCCTGGAAGGGTCATTGTGAGGATTAATGGTAAACACTGCCTGTTGTATTGTCTGTGTGCCTGCTTTGTTtcctctttctgtttcttctgcCTTCTGTTGTAATTGAGAGTTTCCTGCCCCTCCCTTTCTCCAAAGCATCAAACAGGACTAAAGTGCAGAGTCCTACCAAAAACTAGCCATCTTGACTGGGGGCTGCTCAGTAGAGGAGAAAACCCTTATCTGCTGTGGTTCTGAGGTTTAATCAGTATTGTCTGAGACCAGACAAGAAGGAGTTGCTGCAGCAAGGAGTGCGATAACTGGGCATTTGGGGCACATGTAACATTAAGATCCATAAAGAAATATTTAGGAGCTGCATGATATCTCAGAGATCATCTGATCACATGCTTCATTGTAAACCTTAAGAATGGAGACCCAGAAAAGTGCAGTGGCTTGCCACAATCATGTTGCTCAGGACTGGAAACCAGTCTTGACTTTCAAGGCTGTGTTTCTCCCTCtacaccagtggttctcaatctttTCACAGCCAAGGCCCCTTTTATTATAATTTGATATCTTCATTGATACCGTATTTTGAAAGATTGTGTCTACCAAatgacattaatttttttcttttatcaaaaaGCAGGACTGTAACTACCAATCCGAGCCTATGATGAATATGAGGTGAAGAATATTGTGTCACTAAGTGTAAGTCTTCTCACCAAAAGGTGGGTGATACTGTCTCAttgggaggaaaaagaaaatatgctgGGCTCCTTGAATATGGAAATTAGCTTAGAGACCACCATTACTGTCTTCATAAAACTCTGTAAAAACCTTAGCTCAGGAACTGCCGAACTGTGTCATGCTCCCCTTGATGCATTGCTGGCTGCCCCCGTGTGCTAAATAGTGACTGTGTTGGTTTTCAAGGGCAAGAGAAAGTCCAGCCATTCAGACTAGGAGAATACATAAATGTTTCAGTTCAGAGTAAATTGTGTCAGTCCAGGACTAAAGGCATGTTCTGTGTAGTGCCCACAGAATGCTTTTTGTAGAATAATTGTGGAACGGAATAAATCTTAACTCTAGAGCTAGAAGGGGTATGAATGAAGGAGAAGGTGATATTTAAAACCACAGAGAAAAAAAGGGATCCTGAATCATTTACATCTTCCTTGGGGTCAAAATGattaaatgaaaaattatttatGTTACAAACTAAAAAATGAAACCCTGTGAGCTAATACATGGGTCGTTACATGGACCAGGCTATAATCTACGTTAACATTAAGTTTCTATTTCTCTGGTATACCACATCTCTTAAGAATGGTTGAGTGAattttcaccacatttatttaaAGGGAATATGGGACTATCTGCTCTAAAATAAAGGAATGCAATTTGAAAGGCATGGAGGGGgaggtacttaaaaaaaaaaaaaaaaatagagtatcaTCTTCCAGAGCAGCCCAAACGGAAAACAAGACGTCGGATATAGGCCAGCTAGAAAACGTATCCATGACATGTATGTGCTGtaaatagaaagtgttttcaagtGTGAGCCTCAAAGCAAAATTCACCAAGCAGCCACTCCAAGTTGGCAGATTTACAGTTGAGCTGCTGCTTACATGGGCAGCTCCATGTTGCAGGCTCCAGAGGGAGTGGCAGCACTTACTTGTGTTTAACAGTGGCCACTGTGTttccagtgttttttgttttgttatttttttaaatcacagaagAGTGGTACATCACGTTAAAGAGTTTCAGGAACTGAATTCAAAAACATACCTTATTTGAATTTTGCCTTGTTTTATGGATTTGGAACcaaattcatattttttaaaagttattttaatttttctttttcctgtgggTACACATAAGAGATTATTGTACCAGGCAGATGTCACACTGAAGACAACTTAATGCCACATTGGTGAGAGAGCTAAAAATAGATAATTTTGAGAAAGTTCGAAATGAATCTAAAATGGATAACTGCTGAAGGGCCGATGCCCCCTCCAGGGCGCCTGAGACTGCTCCCTTGGTTGAAGCACATTTGGGTGACCAGAGCACACTGAGATGCAGAAGCAGAGGTCCAGGGGGACCTGGGCCCCTGCCTGTCTGAGAGGCACATGCCTTTCATGGACAATCAACAGTGAAGTCCCAGCTGAGAGAGATTTGGCTGCTGATAAACAGAACCTGCTATGTGTGTAGAATATCATCACCATGAGGTTTGGGAATTTTGCCTGTTTTGTACACTACCATCCCCAATGTCTTGAAGAGTGCCTAGcgcacctggagcaacagaggaaggagagtcaggaatagaaggaggatatgggatgtgtggctaattgcctccatgaacaactttgCCAcgcgaccagaagaactggttcaGTCCCCGGCTactattattgaacattttgatcagagattctatagaagaaccctgatcaaaaggggggaaatacagaacagaatttcaaattcttacggACTCCAAacatcctggagccatgaaggttggatacacccctgaaactactgccctgagataatctttaagccttaaccaaaaatattccctcagTTCTTCTTAAagctaaacaatagtttagcttaactagtaaaaaatgtctgccttgagcattgtgcccttttaagaactattctatttgggatcaaattgacaacagcagcttgaaagattaggtaggaaccttagggggcagtgagtttatgttaatgagggaggaacaagccagaaaaagagggtgagaatggtcgcacaacagtgtcactaaatggtgcatgcagaaactgttaaattggtgtatgttttgctgtgtatattctcaacaataaaaaaaaaatacaacagaacaaataaaattaaaaaaaaaaaaaagggtgcctAGCACACAGTGGACTTGCAAGTGTTTTTGGAATGAATGAAAGATGCCATGGGACAGGGAAAACACAGTCGTTTCAAATATAGAACCCCAATTATGTTAAGAGATCAAAGTCTGAAATAAGTCCTGAAATAGAGAGTGAGCCCCAAGGTGTGCTATGGTAAAGTCATATTGGAGCCAGTTACTGCCCTCTTCCCCTGAGTTTGCAGAGCAGTAGAAGTATTTTTATTAATGACGTAACATTCATTTTTCAATATTGGcatatttttagattaaaaaaaaatttagatgaaCTATTCCTATATAGTTGGTGTAATTACTAGGCACCTGGGGTatcatttaatgttttaaaaCCTTTCTATGTGGCTACTTTGTATGTCTAAATTCATGTTTTTTCCTGTAGAGGAAAAGATGTGGAGTGGGCTGCTACCTCCTGGACTAAATGAAAGTGATGTCGAGCTGAGTTCTGAAGACGAAGCCAAATCAGAAAACTCTGGACTTCACTTACTAGAAGCTGAAGAAGATCAGATGACTAGAAAAACAGAAATCTCAGATTTCCCCACAGATGGACCAAAAACTGAAACAGAGGCAAATACAAATGCATATGAAGAATGCCCTTCCGGAATTTCCTTGCATACGTGGAATGTAGGTCTTTTCTAGCGTGTTCGTACCAAAGCCTAGGCATCTATgtgaatgcatgtgtgtgtgtatatgtgtgctcCATGGTCAGAATGTACATGTTCTTGGGAGATAATAGGTGGAGAAGATTCGCTCAGGGTAATACTTTCACTGTTCTGGGGATCTGTGGTCATAACCATTGGCGACTAGGTAATTGCtttcatttttgctttgttttcataacagaagaaaggggaaaaaacacacagctcctttgcctaacACGATACATGAGGAGTTTCTAACTTAGTTTTATCCCTTGTTTATCAGTATGAATCATTGAATTTTATTCTCAGGTGACCACATGACTTAATACTTTGAAATAAATGAAGGTAGAAGCACCGGTTGTGAGAGTCTCAGGGAATAGAGTATCTCAAGAAGAACAGCTGCCGTTAACTTGATAAATGTTAGAACATAATTGTTTTTACTACCCagcaagtttatttttaaaatacatgccttgcttctccttttttccccccaactTTTATGTAGAAATTTCAAGAACTGCATAAAAAACATTCTGAACAGAAAACCTCAGCTTCAAGattcaggaggaaaaaaagaaaacgctCCAGGAAAGGTATTTTAATTCAGATTGTCAGTAGCGCTAACGTTAAAATTTGACTTAATTGAGTTCAGTAATTTCTTAAAAACATAATTTTGAAATAACAAATATATGGGTATTAACACTTTATGAATTCTTTTCAGGTAAATTGAAGAATGAAGAGACATCTTGTAGGtaggtagattttaaaatatttaccgaTACTAGGCAGTGTTGTAGAATTTATATCTATCTCTGAAACTGCTCAAATGTAAAACCTAGTTGTAATATAATTGTAGTGGCCAGttgaaaatagtaaaaataaaactGAGCACATTTTGTATAAAGTATTATCTGTCTTCTTGTAGTGAACAATCCTCAAATGAAACCCAGTGGAAGGAGCTTACTCAGTATTTTGGAGTCAATGATAGGTTTGATCCccctgtgaaaaagaaaaaaattgacaagGTAGGATCTTTCTTCTTGCATATTGTATTAGCCAGTGGGATATCTTTGTGAGTAGGCTTGCCTAAGGTACTTGTCCTCATTAGTTAATTCAGTAAAAAAAGTGCCTACTATATCCTAAGCTGGATGTGGAATACCAGTTAATTTATTTATGAACATGATGGAAGTAAGTAATAGACATCACAAGTAAATACGTGTTATAGATCAATTAAAAACcattaaggaaaagaaaaggatgtTGTGAAGAAATTATAATAGGGGCTGCACTGTAGCCTGAGGATTAGGGAAGGCCTTTGTCAGAAGGTACAGTTCTCTGGGACctgaagaaggagaaggagcCATCTGTAGAGAGAGTGCTGGTGCAGAGGCAATCACATGGGCAAAGATAAGGTGGGGAGTCATCCTGGGACATTTGAATAGCTGGGAGAAGGCCAGCATGGTTGGAATGCAGTTAGCTGGAGGAGGGTGACCCAGCATAAGACTGGAGAGGCAGGCACGCAGGCAGGGAGGAGCCAAACTGTGTGGGATCTTAAAGAGCATAGTAAGGAATTTGATTCTACCCACAGTGCAAAGGAACGTCACGGAAGCATTTTAATTCAAGGGAGTGACATGAGCTAATTTATGTTTAAAATGATTGTCCTGGCTATTATATGAGAATGGATTGTAGGGTGCCGCAAATAGATGAGAACAGACCAGTTAAGAAAGGCATGAGAACAAGAGTCACGCTGCTAAAGATGGAGGAAGGTGGGGGGATTTGAAGTATTCTGTAGAAGTAGGATCAACAGTATTTGCCTCTGGCATTCTCCTAGGGTGGTGGGGAGGGCTTTTGGGGTGAGGTGGGAGAGAGAGCCGTTTAAGAGTTTCCCTGAAGTAGCGTGAAGACTTGGGGTAGGAAAAGATTTTGAGTGGGTGCTAACCGGAGTTTAGTTTGGAACAAGCAAGAGAAGGCTGTAGGTACTAGGAGTCAGGAGTTGGGAGGAGAGGTGTGGGCTTGAGATACACATTTAGAAGTCTTCAGTACATAGAGGATCTTCATACTTAGTAGTTGCTTGGGTGAATGAGCAACCTTCACATTAGAGGAATGCTGACTGGCTCTAGGAGCATGAAAATCGAGTGCTGAGCTGTAGGGCTAGAGGCACAGGGGGCTGTCCGTCTTAGGTCAGTCCTTTATGCATGTAGACAAATGATGCTGCTTTCATGGATCTTGCTGTAGACTGCTGTGTGTACTTAGACACCTTTGCCATTTTCTGGTTAATCAGTGTTTTCTTGAGAAAGACCTGATTTAAAACCCATTGTTGTGTGTATTGTGTCAGTCAGGGTGCACACGTTAAGGAGCGATCACACAGAATTTTACATGTGAATCTTCTGATTCCAACTTTGCAAAGAATCCTTGTCATCCAGAAATAGTCCCTAGGACACTGGGGACTTGGTACTAGGATTGCTTTCTACCACAACTAATTACTGCTACTGAGCAATTTCAGTTTTACAATGTTCAAGCAGGTGCAGAAATGGTAAGTTTCTTACAAAAAGAGATCGCTGGTAAAACCCAGACTTTATTACGCCGTTCTCTGTTCTCCAGCATCGCTGCAGAAGGGACTGgtcaccattttaaagtgaaacTGCCCTGCTCTTGACCCTTGTTATTCTGGTGGCCTGAGCAGAGGGATCATGTGACGGGGCTGCTCTTGACTAAACCAAGTCTGTTCCAAAGGGTCAGGGAAGATGATGATGGTGACAGCAGCAGTCTGTGTGTCCTCCCTGGCAGACTGCTTTAGAGCCCCTGCCCTGACTAGATTGTTCTTCGGAGGGAACAAATGGTTAAATCTTGGTTCTGCCAGGAaaagttttttaaagttttacttcaggtggtctttgatcttcagttaCTTACAGCATTTGTCATGTTCTCTCGAAACTGTACTGACTTTGGACTGTCTAAGTTGTTTCTCAGTGAAGTGGAAGACATGAAATTAACTTTTTAGCCATTGTAAAAAGCAGAAattcagcaagttttttttttttttttttttttactatctatcTATTAGAGTGTTATTATTACCCTACTTACATGAAATTGTACCTTCTTGGTACTGGCTGGATATGGCTAACTCTTAAAACATTGTCTAGAATTTGTAATTTGTGTGGGGTAACTTTAATAAAGGAAACTAGGATTCTTTGTGCAAATGTTTAACTTCAGAGAAAATCCTTTGAACAACTCAGTTTTGGGAATTGGTGTTATGTTTCACATTATCCATTAGATgtgttctaggaaaaaaaaagtcaaatgccATTTTGAAATGAGACCCCTGTTGTAAGTCCTTCTGTAATCACCCACAATTGATCTCTTTCATATGTTTGGATTTTCTTAAATGGTAGGCATTCCTCTATAGAAATGAAATCTGACTAAGAAAGTTGTGACCATCTTCTAAACAAGGAAACTGATCGTAAATCTATAATCATAACAACCTTATATGTGCCCAGGATTCTGCCAGCACTTAGTATTCTATAAGAAAACTCAGGAAGGATTTAGTGAAGTCAAATTATTTCATATTCTCTTGGTAGTTTAGCATAATTGCATGCCAGCAGGCTTACCCTCATTCTTTGGTTTGGGGTCACGGTTTTATATGACACCCCCTTTGCTGTCATGCAAAGTGCTGTGGTGCTAAAGTCTCTATCACCAGTCCAACAGAGTAAAACGCTTTAATGAATGTTCACATTGGAGAAACCAAGATAAAGGCTAGGAATAAATGTAAGTCCACTGATAAACACTGCTGTTCAGGAGTCTGGAGAGGACCATGGAAATCCGGGCTGCAGCTGGGTTTCCAGGCCattgttttgtttctctggacCAGAGGCTGACCTGTTACCGCACCTCACAGAGCCAAAACAAACTTCTGTATCTTGTGTCTATcatgaagcctttttttttttctttctttggagcACTGCCAACTAAACTGTTGGCTCAACCAAGTACGACACTGCTGTCACCTGCGTCCCAGAcaatgcagagaggctggtgtttTTAAGTGTAATCTTCCCAATATCCAAAGCTGTATTCAGATGTTCTTTGTATTAAATACAGCTATAATTGTGTTTCTGGCAGCAGTTGTGGGACTTAACTAATAATTCTGTAATcacagcataattattttgaatcTGTGTGGGAATTTCTTTCGAATAGGTTTCACTGTAATTGTCTCAAATATTCTTTAATTGAATCAGTTTGATTAGTTAGCAGTTATTATTGGAGTTTATATGTACCTAATGGATACTTTTTGACATGGAAAATCTGAAGTACGTTTGATAATTTTTAGAGTAATTGcacaatgcctttttttttttaagttgttttaaaaggaaaatgttaTATAATTTAGCTTTTTTCAAACTTATGTTTCCTCAAAATGCTTTTTCCGAGAAGAATGTTATATGGAAGTCTAGTACATGGAGCTGGTAAAAGTAGGGCTGTTCTGAGTGGCAGTAGAGGGCCAGGGAAGGGGAGTGGGCAGGGATGCCTTGTAGCGGTACTGTGATGACCATGACAGAGCATTTTCCCGTGATCCCTGTAGGGTGGGTAGATAGGGTCAGTATTAttctcataacatagatgaagaaactggaagTTCGGTGTGCTTTGTCTTAGAAAAACAGAGCAGGTGAGAAATGAAATGAGACTTTAAACCCAAGTCATTTGGTTCCAATCTAAATTGTTCCATAGTAATAGCCCAGCTTACTTTTTACTTAATCTGCCTCAGTAATTTAAATGGGTGTGGTATATATAAAGCTAACAGCATTATATTCTtagctctttttttccttcttctttatgGAGTGATtgcctattttctttttttaggtatTTAGGTCTAGTGAGAGTATGGCAGATGCCATTGGAGGATCATTTGTACtaagctttaaaaatatattattggaatgaataaatatttaacaatGAAATTTCCGTAGAAATATATTGTGGTACAGTTCAATGTAAAACGCTTTAATCACGTGTTAAAAGATAGTCTGCATGTACACATGGATGATTAGACCATAGTGTTAAACCTAGTACCcgtaaggaaccctgatggcgcagtggttaagagcttggctgttaaccaaaaggctggcagtgtgaatccaccagccactacttggaaatcctatggggcagttctgctctgtcctgtagggtcactatgagtcagaattgacttaatggcaacgggtttagtatCCATAAACAACTTAGGTATTTGTAGTGGTGTCTCTGACATCTGCAGCAAAACTTGTGTTAAAGGTTCCTTGTAACCTCATGGGACCCTGTTAGATACTGGCCTTGGATGAATTTTCCCAGCTGTGCCCAAGTTGCCATCACCTCTAACTTTGTTTCTCTGTATTGAGATATTTCCTAAGTTAAATTTTTATTCCGGCCAAAAGTCTGCTTAGAAGCACATGGGAGCCCTTCAGAGTAGCTGTTTGTAAGGTGGCAGCGCCTGTGTCCCCTGCCATTTGTTTGTGGCACATCCTGGATAATTCAAATGAAGAATACTTTGGGGTccaatataaaacttaaaaaagcCTAATACCCAAATCTTATTTCATGAGATTCCTTACTGGCTCAAAGTTGAATTTCTTGGTTCTTGCACTTGGGTCTGAGCCCTTGAAGAACTATGGTGAGGTCTGTAGCCACATAGAGATAAGCCTTTTCTTTGTATTAATAGTATCCTGTTATTTCGTTAATAGATAACTGGATAATTTAGATGATAATATGCatagctatcatttattgaataGCTGTTATATTCTAAACACTCTGCTAGGTATGTTACATGCATTAGTTTTGACCCTTACCATAACTATGCAAAGTATGTGGCATTATTCCCATAGGAATAATGATAATGATGGTAATGAAGCGACTGTAACCCATAGGGGTTTAGGAACGCACCCAGGGTTTCCTGGCTACTAATAAGTAGAGGAACTGAAATTTGAACCTGGCTCAAACCTCACTGGCCTGCTCTTTGTAAACTTCTATTAACTTTAAGATCTtaaggtgatggaaatg
This genomic window contains:
- the FAM204A gene encoding protein FAM204A isoform X2, whose product is MWSGLLPPGLNESDVELSSEDEAKSENSGLHLLEAEEDQMTRKTEISDFPTDGPKTETEANTNAYEECPSGISLHTWNKFQELHKKHSEQKTSASRFRRKKRKRSRKGKLKNEETSCSEQSSNETQWKELTQYFGVNDRFDPPVKKKKIDKSGLEKSIDQAVEEWNIEKAEDLSNQLATREKQFSYYV
- the FAM204A gene encoding protein FAM204A isoform X1, which produces MWSGLLPPGLNESDVELSSEDEAKSENSGLHLLEAEEDQMTRKTEISDFPTDGPKTETEANTNAYEECPSGISLHTWNKFQELHKKHSEQKTSASRFRRKKRKRSRKGKLKNEETSCSEQSSNETQWKELTQYFGVNDRFDPPVKKKKIDKSGLEKSIDQAVEEWNIEKAEDLSNQLATRELGVKIAKAIACHNFVKAKKEAENSQVVRKKKKLAWGFEAKKRWETKSNMGYM